Below is a window of Nocardia asteroides DNA.
TGATGATCGGGCAGCCGGTCCCGCAGTCGCGCCCGCACCTCGGGCCCGGTCACCGTCTCGTCACCGGGCACCACATACCCGATCAGCTGACGACCGGTCGCCGCGTCGTCGCGAACGACCACGGCCGCCGCCCGCACACCGGGGCAATCCAGCAGCGCCACTTCGACTTCCGCCGGTTCGATGCGATACCCGCGAATCTTGACCTGCCGATCAGCCCGCCCGAAATACTCGAGAGTGCCCTCGGCGTTCCACCGCCCGAGATCCCCCGACCGGTACCGCACCCCACCCCGCACGTCCGGGTCCGCGACGAACCGCGCGGCGGTGAGCCCGGGTCGATCCAGATAGCCCCGGCTCACCTGGGCACCCGCCACATAGATCTCACCGACGACACCCACCGGCACCGGCCGCAACCGCCGATCGAGAATTTGCACATCCAGCCCATCGAGCGGCCGCCCGATCGGACTCCCCACCCGCACACCCGCCACCTCGGTCATGGCCGCCGCAGTGACATGCACAGCCGTCTCGGTGATCCCGAACATATTGACCAGCCGCGGCCCCTCGGCCCCATACCGCTCCAGCCAGCCCGCGAGCCTACGCGGCTCGAGAGCCTCACCACCAAACACGATGCACCGCAGCGCAAGTGCGCCGCCGTGAACCCGGCTACCACCGGAGACACGAGCATGACCGGCCTTCCGAACGCCGTCCGTGACGTGGGTGGCGGCAGTGTCGAGGACACCAACCGCCTCGCCGCCCTCGCCGGTCTCGTCGGCACGATAAGAGGCACGAGCGTCACCGGACTCGCTGGTGGCGCGGGCGCCGCCGATGGTGCGGTCATCGGCTTCATCGAGTCCGGCGAAGGCCGAGGGGGTTTGGCCGAGGATCGTCACTCGTTCGCGGACCAGGAGCTCGCGGAGTTGTTCGGGGGCGCGGGCGGTGTCATGATCGACGACGACCAGGGTGGCACCGGTGGTCAGCGCGCCCCACAGCTCCCAGACGGAGAAGTCGAAGGCCGCCGAGTGGAACAGCGCCCACACGTCGTCGGCACGCACCGACAGCAGGCGCCGGGTTCGTTCGAGAAGCGCGACGATCTGTCGGTGTTCCACCGCGACACCTTTCGGTGCGCCGGTGGAACCGGAGGTGTAGATGACGTACGCGACGTTCTCGGCGCGAACTCCGGACAAGCGGCCGATGCCGACCACCCCCTCAGCACTGCCCGGGCCGCTCCGTACCTCAGCGCTCCGCGAGGTGCTCAATATCTCGCCGCACCGCTGGACATTCAGCCCCTCGGTGATGACACAGACGGGCCGCGCATCACCCAGCAGATAGTCGATCCGTTCGCGCGGATATCCGGGATCGACCGGCACATAGGCCGCACCACTGCGCACCGCCGCGACGATCGCCACCACCAGCTCGGCCGAGCGCGGGACGAGAACGGCCACCCGCCGCTCCGGGCCGGCACCGTAGGCGCGGAGTTCCGCGGCCAGCGCGGCACTGCGGGCATCGAGTTCCGCGTAGGTGAGGGTGGTTTCGCCCGCGCGCACCGCCACCGCGTTCCGATGCCGGTGCGCGGCGATGCCGAACAGGTCGTCGAGGGTCCGGTGGTCCGGACGGGTGGAGGGCGGGACCGTGCCGGCCGGGTCGACCAGGGCGATGTCGCCCACCGGTGCCGACTGGTCGACGGCGACGGCGCGCGCGATCCGCGCGAGGGTGTCGGCGATCCGGACGATGGTCGCCCGATCGAACAGGTCCGTCGCATAGGTGAGTGCCAAGCCGATGGTGTCGGCCGCAGGGTCGGACAGGGTGAGCTGGAGGTCGAATTTCGCCGGTGTATCGGCGGGTTCGAGCGGCTCGACGAGGAGTCCGGCCGCCTCGAGGGGCCCCGCCTCGGTGGCCGCCGTGAGAACCACCTGGAACAGCGGATGATGCGCCCGGGTGCGCGGTGGGTCGAGCGCCTCCACCACCCGTTCGAACGGGAGGTCGGCGTGGGCGAGTGCGCCGAGGTCGAGATCGCGGACCCGGCTGAGCAGCGCCGAGAACGACTGGGCGAGACCGACACTCGTGCGCAACACCACCATGTTGACGAACATGCCGACCAGGTCGTCCAGTTCGGGACCGCCGCGCCCGGCCACCGGGGTGCCGATGACGACGTCCTCCCCCGCGCCGGACCGCGCCAGCGCGACGGCGAACACCGCGTGCACCACCATGAACTGGGTCGCGCCGTGCGACACCGCGAGCCGGCGCAGGGCGGCGCTGAGCTCGGCGTCGAACGAGAACCCGACCACCGCACCGCGTCCCGAGGCCACCGCCGGATGCGGGCGGTCGACCGGCAGCTCCATCCGCGGCGCCGACCCGGCCAGCCGGGCGCGCCAGTACCGCAGCTGACCGTCGAAGGTGGCGGCCTCGTCGGCGAGCTGATCCCGCTGTGCCAGTGCGTAATCCGCGTAGGCCACCGGCAGTGGCGGCAACGCGGGCGGGGTGCCGTCGCGCCGGGCGGTGTACGCGCCGAGCAGATCACGCAGCAGCGGGCGCAGCGACCAACCGTCGGCGCTGATGTGGTGCACGACGACAGCGAGCACGTACTCCTGCTCGCCGAGCCGGAACAGCCCGGTCCGTAGCGGCAGTTCGGTGGTGAGATCGAAACCGGCCGCACCGAAGTCGGCCAGCGCGCCGGACAGCGCTGCGGGCCGGAGCGAAATCGGGACGAGGGCGGTGCGCGCCTCCTCGACAGGCACCACGTGCTGGACGCCGGTCCCGTCGCGGTCGGGATACCGCGTCCGCAGCGGCTCGTGCCGCTCGACCACATCGTCGAACGCGGCCCGCAGCGCGTCGGCCGACAGCGGTCCGCGCAACCGCACCGCCAGCACGATATTGTCCGCCGGCGACCGGGTGTCGATCCGGTTCACCACCCACAGCCGCCGCTGCGCCGGGGCGAGCGGCAGCGGATCCGGCCGGGTCCGGCGAGTCACCGGCGGCCACGGCGCGGCCTTCGACAGGCCGCGCACCGCCACCGCGAGCCGGGCCACGGTCGGCGCGTCGAACACGGTGCGCACCGGCACCTGCTTACCGGTCGCCGCCGCGAGCCGGGCGCCCAGCTGGGCGGCGAGCAGCGAGTTCCCGCCGAGGGCGAAGAAGTCGTCGTCGGGGCCCACCGAGGGCATGCCGAGCAGGCCGCCGACGATGGTGGCGATCAGGCGTTCCGTCGAATCCGTCGGTGCCGCAGCCGATCCCGTGGCGAAGACGGGTGCGGGCAGCGCCGCCCGGTCGACCTTGCCGACCGGCGTCAACGGCAAGGCGTCGAGTACGACCACCGCCGCCGGGACGGCGTGCGCCGCGAGCCTGACCCGGGCGTGGGTCAGCAGCGCGGCGAGGTCGATCACGTGGCCGGGTTCCGCCGACACATAGCTCACCGGCACCAGCGCGCCCGCGGGGTTCTCCCGGCCGACGGTGATCGCCGACCGCACCGTCTCGTGCCCGGTGAGCACCGCGTCGACCTCGCCCGGCTCGAGCCGGATGCCACGCACCTTGAGCTGAAAGTCGGTGCGCCCCAGGAACTCCAGTGACTCCGCCGCGCCGCGGCGCAGCCGCACCAGGTCGCCGGTGCGATACATCCGCGTGCCCGGCGGACCGCACGGTGCCGCGACGAAGCGCGCGGCACTCGCCCCCGCCCGGTTCCGGTAGCCGCGCGCGACACCGGGTCCGGCCAGATACAGCTCACCGGGTTCGCCCACCGGTACCGGACGCAACCGATCGTCGAGGACCAGCGCGGTCCAGCCGTCGAAGACCGAGCCGAGCACGACCGGCCCGTCCGCGTCCAGCACGGCGCCCGACACGAACACCGTGGTCTCGGTCGGGCCGTAGCTGTTGACGTAGGTCCGGCCCGGCGCCCAGCGCGCCACCAGCGCGGGATCCGAGACGTCACCGCCGACGACCACCCCGCGCAGGCCGGCGTGCCGCGTCGGCTCGAGCGTGGCCAGCACACCGGGGGTGAGCACCGCGTGCGTCACCCGCTGTCCCGCGATCAGCTCGTCGAGCTCACCGCCGCCGGTGATCTCCGGCGGCACGATCACCGCGGTCGCCCCGTGCGCGAAGGTCAGCAGCAGCTCCTGCACGAACAGGTCGAAACCCGTTGAGGCGACCTGCAATACGCGGGCGCCGTCGAGGACACCCAGCCGCGCCGAGATCTCGGCGACCAGCGGCGCCAGGCCGCGATGGGTCACCGCGACCGACTTGGGCGCACCGGTCGACCCGGAGGTGTAGAGCACGTAGGCGAGCTGATCCAGGTGGGTGGGGCGCAGCCGGTCGGCGTCGGTGAGCGCGGCCGGCGAGCGGCCCGCGCAGCGATCCGTCAGCTCCGGATCGTCCAGCACCAGCCAGGTGATCCACGCGGGCAGATCGGCGAGCAGGGCCCGCGTGGTGATGCCGATCGCGGCGCCCGCGTCGGCCAGCAGGTAGCGCCGCCGGGCCTGCGGCTGCCGCAGGTCCACCGGCAGGATCGCCGCCCCGGTCGCCGCGACCGCGCAGACCGCGCGCACCAGCCGCGCCGACCGTGGCAGGGCCAGCACCACCACGGTCTCCGGGCCCACCCCGTGGGTGATCAGCTCGCGGGCGAGCTGATTGGCCGTGGCGGACAGGTCGTCGTAGGTCCAGCGCTCGTCCCCGTCCACCAGGGCGAGTCCGGGGCCACCGCGACCGAGGATCGTCCCGAGGGTGGCCTGCTGTCCGATCGCGGTCATGCACCGATTACATCGGGAAGCCGTCGGCTCGGAAACCCCGATTTCCTTGGGCAAACCGCTGGTAGCAGGCCCATTGCTATCATGGCTGGCACTGCTCCACGACTCGGGCGCCGTCGCTACGGCGCCACCGTAGGAGGGAACATGGCTCCAGAATCCGACAACGCCGCCGACCTGGATCTGCCGTGGGCGCCGCGCGATCGCGAGTGGACCGGGCACCGGGCCGAGCACGACGCCCTCGAATGGGCCAAGGGCGACCCGCGCAAGCTCGCCAGCGTCTACCTCTACCGGCGCCCCGGCGGCAATCCCGCCACCGAGGCCGACTACAAATTCCCGGTCGCCGACATCATCGACGGCACGCCGACACTGGTGTTCCACGCCGTCGCCAATGCCGCGGCCCGCCTCGATCAGGCCGACCTGACCGAAGCCGACCGCACCACCGTCGAGCACCGGATCTCCCGGCTGTACCGGGCGGCCGCGGCGGCCTTCGACGACCCGGGCCTGCGCGCCCCGTGGGACCGCTGACTCAGCCCAGCGCGCGGAAGAACGCCCTGATGTCGCCGACCAGCAGGTCCGGTGCCTCCATCGCCGCGAAGTG
It encodes the following:
- a CDS encoding amino acid adenylation domain-containing protein; amino-acid sequence: MTAIGQQATLGTILGRGGPGLALVDGDERWTYDDLSATANQLARELITHGVGPETVVVLALPRSARLVRAVCAVAATGAAILPVDLRQPQARRRYLLADAGAAIGITTRALLADLPAWITWLVLDDPELTDRCAGRSPAALTDADRLRPTHLDQLAYVLYTSGSTGAPKSVAVTHRGLAPLVAEISARLGVLDGARVLQVASTGFDLFVQELLLTFAHGATAVIVPPEITGGGELDELIAGQRVTHAVLTPGVLATLEPTRHAGLRGVVVGGDVSDPALVARWAPGRTYVNSYGPTETTVFVSGAVLDADGPVVLGSVFDGWTALVLDDRLRPVPVGEPGELYLAGPGVARGYRNRAGASAARFVAAPCGPPGTRMYRTGDLVRLRRGAAESLEFLGRTDFQLKVRGIRLEPGEVDAVLTGHETVRSAITVGRENPAGALVPVSYVSAEPGHVIDLAALLTHARVRLAAHAVPAAVVVLDALPLTPVGKVDRAALPAPVFATGSAAAPTDSTERLIATIVGGLLGMPSVGPDDDFFALGGNSLLAAQLGARLAAATGKQVPVRTVFDAPTVARLAVAVRGLSKAAPWPPVTRRTRPDPLPLAPAQRRLWVVNRIDTRSPADNIVLAVRLRGPLSADALRAAFDDVVERHEPLRTRYPDRDGTGVQHVVPVEEARTALVPISLRPAALSGALADFGAAGFDLTTELPLRTGLFRLGEQEYVLAVVVHHISADGWSLRPLLRDLLGAYTARRDGTPPALPPLPVAYADYALAQRDQLADEAATFDGQLRYWRARLAGSAPRMELPVDRPHPAVASGRGAVVGFSFDAELSAALRRLAVSHGATQFMVVHAVFAVALARSGAGEDVVIGTPVAGRGGPELDDLVGMFVNMVVLRTSVGLAQSFSALLSRVRDLDLGALAHADLPFERVVEALDPPRTRAHHPLFQVVLTAATEAGPLEAAGLLVEPLEPADTPAKFDLQLTLSDPAADTIGLALTYATDLFDRATIVRIADTLARIARAVAVDQSAPVGDIALVDPAGTVPPSTRPDHRTLDDLFGIAAHRHRNAVAVRAGETTLTYAELDARSAALAAELRAYGAGPERRVAVLVPRSAELVVAIVAAVRSGAAYVPVDPGYPRERIDYLLGDARPVCVITEGLNVQRCGEILSTSRSAEVRSGPGSAEGVVGIGRLSGVRAENVAYVIYTSGSTGAPKGVAVEHRQIVALLERTRRLLSVRADDVWALFHSAAFDFSVWELWGALTTGATLVVVDHDTARAPEQLRELLVRERVTILGQTPSAFAGLDEADDRTIGGARATSESGDARASYRADETGEGGEAVGVLDTAATHVTDGVRKAGHARVSGGSRVHGGALALRCIVFGGEALEPRRLAGWLERYGAEGPRLVNMFGITETAVHVTAAAMTEVAGVRVGSPIGRPLDGLDVQILDRRLRPVPVGVVGEIYVAGAQVSRGYLDRPGLTAARFVADPDVRGGVRYRSGDLGRWNAEGTLEYFGRADRQVKIRGYRIEPAEVEVALLDCPGVRAAAVVVRDDAATGRQLIGYVVPGDETVTGPEVRARLRDRLPDHQVPAAVVVIDGLPLTANGKLDLATLPDPDFGSTAYRAPRGAVEQRIAAVFAELLGRERVGADDSFFDLGGNSMIATRLVARLRDELAAEIALVWLFTDPTPAGLARHLATETADDESALAPVLALRGHGSGAPLFCVHPVVGLAWSFAGLSGALDCPLYGIQSPAIGEDLAQPESLDALAADYVARIRAVQPHGPYRLLGWCVGGVIAHAMAVRLRDLGERVELLAMLDSFVGDVGYRNDVPVTVGDLLGQFGTEHELDTPVTDFTADDAVALVSTLPGPFTVLTEERVRRMFAGILHAQIIGATHRPRVFDGDLLFFTAGRDDRGAGRAASGWRHHIAGTITDIAVDATHWDITGARALETVGPALAAALADPPQRRAC